In one Corallococcus sp. EGB genomic region, the following are encoded:
- the speD gene encoding adenosylmethionine decarboxylase produces the protein MTTGQEWLVDASGCAPERLKDAAALAALFEELVVLMDLKVVGQPQWHVFPEPGGVTGLALLAESHLALHTFPEHGFAALNVYCCRTRACPDFEALAAKHLGATSCRVRELSRGAEA, from the coding sequence GTGACAACCGGACAGGAATGGCTGGTTGACGCGAGCGGCTGCGCGCCGGAGCGGCTCAAGGACGCGGCCGCGCTGGCGGCCCTCTTCGAGGAGCTGGTTGTCTTGATGGACCTGAAGGTCGTGGGCCAGCCGCAGTGGCATGTCTTCCCGGAGCCCGGCGGTGTCACCGGCCTGGCGCTCCTCGCCGAAAGCCACCTGGCCCTCCACACCTTCCCGGAGCACGGCTTCGCGGCGCTCAACGTCTACTGCTGCCGCACCCGCGCGTGCCCGGACTTCGAAGCGCTGGCGGCGAAGCACCTGGGCGCCACGTCGTGCCGTGTGCGCGAGCTGTCGAGAGGAGCGGAGGCGTGA
- a CDS encoding DUF4178 domain-containing protein: MTQGACPSCGASVEFSVGSAQVVVCGHCQTMVARVGAELEAHGKVARVVETDSPLRLGLEGRVNGTAYQIVGRLQKDHGAGPWDEWYVEMSDGRTGWLSESEGAFHLLSAAGVEEGIELERLHPGDRLRLRNRPLVVEERGHGRVTAAEGQLPSDVDPTADSSYVDATGPRGLFVTLDFGTRDRDPEVFLGQKLELAQLGIPVGEMRPRARQVQLQQARCTQCNGPLELRAPDQTMRVACPYCGALMNASQGKLSFLKLLQKPALPAAIALGQKGTLDGAEWICIGYQERSCVVEGTRYPWMEYLLYHRARGFTWLMESNGHWVFLKPLAAGDANVVPRRSAFYEGRRYKAFQSVTAVTDAVVGEFYWKVFQGEKARATEYVAPPYSLNEDATDNEVTYTHGEYLTPEQVRDAFKLKEPLPRPRGIAPSQPNARNAAMQRTMLWSLVWLVGLFALAAYFNVRALNAQVLDLRVTVSPGAASGTPSAMHFSEPFELLRDGNVLAQITVSTPLDNSWVGVQGDLVNQDTQDVASFYEEVSYYHGRDSDGSWSEGGQGGSVYLSTLPKGRYVLRTTTSFDPVLANQARAGQPPVAYKVVLIHDTPNGSWFIIALVLLILIPALSFFSANSFETERWKESNL; encoded by the coding sequence GTGACGCAGGGGGCGTGTCCGTCGTGCGGCGCGAGCGTGGAGTTCTCCGTCGGATCCGCGCAGGTGGTGGTGTGCGGCCACTGCCAGACGATGGTCGCCCGCGTCGGCGCGGAGCTGGAGGCCCACGGCAAGGTGGCCCGCGTCGTGGAGACGGACTCTCCGCTGCGCCTGGGATTGGAAGGCCGCGTCAACGGCACCGCGTATCAAATCGTCGGGCGCCTTCAGAAGGACCACGGCGCCGGCCCCTGGGACGAGTGGTACGTGGAGATGTCCGACGGCCGCACCGGCTGGCTCAGCGAGTCCGAGGGCGCCTTCCACCTGCTCTCCGCCGCGGGCGTGGAGGAGGGCATCGAGCTGGAGCGCCTCCACCCGGGGGACCGGCTGCGCCTGCGCAACCGCCCGCTGGTGGTGGAGGAGCGCGGCCACGGGCGCGTGACCGCCGCGGAGGGGCAGCTCCCCAGCGACGTGGATCCAACGGCGGACAGCTCCTACGTGGACGCCACCGGTCCTCGCGGCCTGTTCGTCACGCTGGACTTCGGCACGCGCGACCGCGATCCGGAGGTGTTCCTGGGGCAGAAGCTGGAGCTCGCGCAGCTGGGCATCCCCGTGGGGGAGATGCGCCCGCGCGCGCGCCAGGTCCAGCTCCAGCAGGCGCGCTGCACCCAGTGCAACGGCCCGCTGGAGCTGCGCGCGCCGGACCAGACGATGCGCGTGGCGTGCCCGTACTGCGGCGCGCTGATGAACGCGTCCCAGGGCAAGCTGTCCTTCCTCAAGCTGCTCCAGAAGCCGGCGCTGCCGGCGGCCATCGCGCTGGGCCAGAAGGGCACGCTCGACGGCGCGGAGTGGATCTGCATCGGCTACCAGGAGCGCTCGTGCGTGGTGGAGGGCACGCGCTACCCGTGGATGGAGTACCTGCTCTACCACCGGGCGCGCGGCTTCACCTGGCTGATGGAGTCCAACGGCCACTGGGTGTTCTTGAAGCCCCTGGCCGCCGGTGACGCGAACGTCGTGCCGCGGAGGTCCGCGTTCTACGAAGGCCGCCGCTACAAGGCCTTCCAGTCCGTCACCGCCGTCACCGACGCCGTGGTGGGCGAGTTCTACTGGAAGGTCTTCCAGGGAGAGAAGGCGCGGGCCACGGAGTACGTCGCGCCGCCGTACTCGCTGAACGAGGACGCCACCGACAACGAAGTCACCTACACGCACGGCGAGTACCTCACGCCGGAGCAGGTGCGCGACGCGTTCAAGCTGAAGGAGCCGCTGCCCAGGCCCCGAGGGATCGCGCCGAGTCAGCCCAACGCGCGCAACGCGGCCATGCAGCGGACGATGCTCTGGTCGCTGGTGTGGCTGGTGGGCCTGTTCGCCCTGGCCGCCTACTTCAACGTTCGCGCCCTCAACGCGCAGGTGCTGGACCTGCGGGTGACGGTGAGCCCCGGCGCGGCGTCCGGCACTCCCAGCGCCATGCACTTCAGCGAGCCCTTCGAGCTGCTGCGCGACGGCAACGTGCTGGCGCAGATCACCGTGTCGACCCCGCTCGACAACTCATGGGTGGGCGTGCAGGGCGACCTGGTGAACCAGGACACGCAGGACGTGGCGAGCTTCTACGAGGAGGTCAGCTACTACCATGGGCGTGACAGCGACGGCTCCTGGAGCGAGGGCGGCCAGGGTGGCAGCGTGTACCTGTCCACCCTGCCCAAGGGCCGGTACGTGCTGCGGACGACCACGTCGTTCGACCCGGTGCTGGCCAACCAGGCCCGGGCCGGACAGCCGCCCGTCGCCTACAAGGTGGTGCTCATCCACGACACGCCCAACGGGAGCTGGTTCATCATCGCGCTGGTGCTGTTGATCCTCATCCCGGCGCTGTCGTTCTTCAGCGCCAACAGCTTCGAAACCGAGCGCTGGAAGGAAAGCAACCTGTAG
- a CDS encoding DUF350 domain-containing protein, translating into MLLLGVVVTLQGVLASVIYSLIGLAVFVAGFYVIRLILPYDVHKEIEVDQNTSLGIVIGSFILGLSIIIAAAISG; encoded by the coding sequence ATGCTGTTGCTTGGAGTGGTGGTCACCCTGCAGGGAGTGCTCGCGAGCGTCATCTATTCGCTCATCGGCCTGGCGGTGTTCGTGGCCGGCTTCTACGTCATCCGCCTCATCCTGCCGTACGACGTGCACAAGGAGATCGAGGTCGACCAGAACACCTCGCTGGGCATCGTCATCGGCTCGTTCATCCTGGGGCTGTCCATCATCATCGCGGCGGCCATCAGCGGCTGA
- a CDS encoding polyamine aminopropyltransferase gives MNKTLLFLTVLVIATCGLIYELIVGTLASYLLGDSITQFSTVIGGYLFAMGIGSYLSRFVERGVAQRFVEVELAVALVGGLCAPMLFLTFSLTRVFPVVLYGSVLAIGTLVGLEIPLLLRILQDQLKFKDLVSQVLTFDYLGALAASVAFPLLLVPKLGLVRTSLLFGLLNAGVGLWSTWLLAPVLANPVRLRIKAVALCAGLLVCFALGDRLTTFYEDQLYADEVVHATSSPYQRIIVTRGKRGFSLFLNGNLQFASIDEYRYHESLVHPVMVRAQKVEHVLILGGGDGLAAREVLKYPEVKSITLVDLDPAITGLAVNYKELAALNHHSMTHPKMRVINTDAMQFLAEGTNTWDVVIVDFPDPNNFALGKLYTTGFYKILKKRMAPGGVAVIQSTSPLFARRSFWCVEGTLKAAGFWTQPYHALVPSFGEWGYVLVAHERPGRYRPMPEGLAFLDEDTLEGLTRFSPDMGPLPAEVNRLNNQVLVHYYEEEWRRWN, from the coding sequence TTGAACAAGACGCTGCTCTTCCTCACCGTCCTCGTCATCGCGACGTGCGGGCTCATCTACGAGCTCATCGTCGGGACGCTCGCCAGCTACCTGCTGGGGGACAGCATCACCCAGTTCTCCACCGTCATCGGTGGCTACCTCTTCGCCATGGGCATTGGCAGCTACCTGTCGCGCTTCGTGGAGCGCGGGGTGGCCCAGCGCTTCGTGGAGGTGGAGCTGGCCGTGGCGCTCGTCGGCGGGCTGTGCGCGCCGATGCTGTTCCTCACCTTCTCCCTCACCCGCGTGTTCCCCGTGGTGCTGTACGGCAGCGTGCTGGCCATTGGCACGCTGGTGGGCCTGGAGATTCCCCTCCTCTTGCGCATCCTGCAGGACCAGCTCAAGTTCAAGGACCTGGTCAGCCAGGTGCTGACGTTCGACTACCTGGGGGCGCTCGCCGCCAGCGTGGCCTTCCCGCTGCTCCTGGTGCCCAAGCTGGGGCTGGTGCGCACGTCGCTGCTCTTCGGGCTGCTCAACGCGGGCGTGGGGCTGTGGAGCACGTGGCTGCTCGCCCCCGTGCTGGCCAACCCCGTGCGCCTGCGCATCAAGGCGGTGGCGCTGTGCGCGGGGCTCCTGGTGTGCTTCGCGCTGGGGGACCGGCTCACCACGTTCTACGAGGATCAGCTCTACGCGGACGAGGTCGTCCACGCCACGAGCTCCCCCTACCAGCGCATCATCGTCACGCGCGGCAAGCGGGGCTTCTCACTGTTCCTCAACGGCAACCTCCAGTTCGCCAGCATCGACGAGTACCGCTACCACGAGTCCCTGGTACACCCGGTCATGGTGCGCGCGCAGAAGGTGGAGCACGTGCTGATTCTTGGCGGTGGGGACGGGCTCGCGGCGCGCGAGGTGCTGAAGTATCCGGAGGTGAAGTCCATCACGCTGGTGGACCTGGACCCCGCCATCACCGGGCTGGCCGTGAACTACAAGGAGCTGGCGGCGCTCAACCACCACTCGATGACGCACCCGAAGATGCGCGTCATCAACACGGACGCCATGCAGTTCCTGGCCGAGGGCACGAACACCTGGGACGTGGTCATCGTGGACTTCCCGGACCCCAACAACTTCGCGCTGGGGAAGCTCTATACGACGGGCTTCTACAAGATCTTGAAGAAGCGCATGGCGCCGGGCGGGGTGGCGGTCATCCAGAGCACGAGCCCCCTGTTCGCGCGGCGCTCGTTCTGGTGCGTGGAGGGCACGCTCAAGGCCGCGGGCTTCTGGACGCAGCCGTACCATGCGCTGGTGCCGTCCTTTGGTGAATGGGGCTACGTGCTGGTGGCGCACGAGCGGCCCGGCCGCTACCGCCCGATGCCGGAGGGGCTGGCGTTCCTGGACGAGGACACGCTGGAGGGGCTCACGCGCTTCTCCCCGGACATGGGGCCGCTGCCGGCGGAGGTGAACCGGCTGAACAACCAGGTGCTGGTGCACTACTACGAAGAGGAGTGGCGGCGGTGGAACTGA
- a CDS encoding FAD-dependent oxidoreductase: MELTRRELVAAFLGASVASACARQAARAPVPGAIVDRVVDTGHKLRGGPLPRAQDLEPVEVLIVGAGAAGLSAAWRLSAAGVKDLRVVELEAEPGGTSRSGRNSVSAFPWGAHYLPSPLEDRGPVMRLLREMDAVTGVDAQGHPSFAEELLIQEPDERIFYRGHWYEGLYLRPGASAEDLAELERFDARMNAFAAARDAKGRKAFAVPGALSSDDAEWTALDRLSMAQWMEAEGFRSPRLKWFVDYACRDDYGATSEHVSAWAGIWYFTARQNGQGERSDGFLSWPEGNGRLVKQLASSLRPRQLETQVLVHTVEPGDDGCRVHALDARTGAPRAFQARQVVLACPRFIAAHVVAPWRDARPGWMDAFAYSPWVVANLTVSQPPASRGFPLAWDNVFYESRSLGYVVATHQALRQDARGPTVLTWYLPMAGADVKAERNHALSATYADWEALVMADLLPAHPGVGALAQRLEVQRWGHAMVRPQPGFIWGEARRAAQQSLGRHLHFAHTDLGGMALFEEANWFGVQAAERALAGMGLKSASWL, translated from the coding sequence GTGGAACTGACGCGGCGCGAGCTGGTGGCCGCGTTCCTGGGCGCCTCCGTGGCGAGCGCCTGCGCGCGGCAGGCCGCTCGCGCGCCGGTGCCGGGCGCCATCGTGGACCGGGTGGTGGACACCGGCCACAAGCTGCGCGGCGGACCGCTGCCTCGCGCGCAGGACCTCGAGCCGGTGGAAGTGCTGATTGTCGGCGCGGGCGCGGCCGGGCTGTCCGCCGCGTGGCGCCTGTCAGCGGCGGGCGTGAAGGACCTGCGCGTGGTGGAGCTGGAGGCGGAGCCCGGGGGCACGTCGCGCTCGGGCAGGAACAGCGTGTCCGCGTTCCCGTGGGGCGCGCACTACCTGCCGTCGCCCCTGGAGGACCGGGGGCCGGTGATGCGCCTCCTGCGCGAGATGGACGCCGTCACCGGCGTGGACGCGCAAGGCCACCCGTCGTTCGCGGAGGAGCTGCTCATCCAGGAGCCCGACGAGCGCATCTTCTACAGGGGCCACTGGTACGAGGGGCTGTACCTGCGCCCGGGCGCGAGCGCGGAGGACCTGGCGGAGCTGGAGCGCTTCGACGCGCGGATGAACGCCTTCGCCGCCGCGCGAGACGCGAAGGGGCGCAAGGCGTTCGCGGTGCCGGGGGCGCTCTCCAGCGACGACGCGGAGTGGACCGCGCTGGACCGGCTCAGCATGGCGCAGTGGATGGAAGCGGAGGGCTTCCGCTCGCCCCGGCTGAAGTGGTTCGTGGACTACGCGTGCCGCGACGACTACGGCGCCACCTCCGAGCACGTCTCCGCCTGGGCGGGCATCTGGTACTTCACCGCGCGGCAGAACGGGCAGGGCGAGCGCAGCGACGGCTTCCTCTCCTGGCCCGAGGGCAACGGCCGGCTGGTGAAGCAGCTGGCGTCGTCACTCCGCCCGCGTCAGCTGGAGACGCAGGTGCTGGTGCACACGGTGGAGCCGGGGGACGACGGCTGCCGCGTGCACGCGCTGGACGCGCGCACCGGGGCGCCCCGGGCGTTCCAGGCGCGGCAGGTGGTGCTGGCGTGCCCGCGCTTCATCGCCGCGCACGTGGTGGCGCCGTGGCGCGACGCCCGGCCCGGGTGGATGGACGCGTTCGCCTACAGCCCGTGGGTGGTGGCGAACCTGACGGTGTCCCAGCCGCCGGCGTCGCGCGGCTTCCCGCTGGCCTGGGACAACGTCTTCTACGAAAGCCGCAGCCTGGGCTACGTGGTGGCCACGCACCAGGCGCTGCGCCAGGACGCGCGCGGGCCCACGGTGCTCACCTGGTACCTGCCCATGGCCGGCGCGGACGTGAAGGCGGAACGCAATCACGCCCTCTCCGCGACGTATGCGGACTGGGAGGCGCTCGTGATGGCGGACCTGTTGCCGGCGCACCCCGGGGTGGGCGCGCTCGCGCAGCGGCTGGAGGTGCAGCGCTGGGGCCACGCCATGGTGCGGCCCCAGCCCGGCTTCATCTGGGGCGAGGCTCGCCGCGCCGCGCAACAGAGCCTGGGGCGGCACCTGCACTTCGCGCACACGGACCTGGGCGGCATGGCCCTCTTCGAGGAGGCCAACTGGTTCGGCGTGCAGGCCGCGGAGCGGGCCCTGGCGGGAATGGGGCTCAAGAGCGCCAGTTGGTTGTAG
- a CDS encoding low specificity L-threonine aldolase, giving the protein MKDSRFSRAEFLGLTSLLAGSTLFPGRGEAAPDGGTPSLRTVKSPGLVSAPAASPGTAAPKPGAPSPAEVEQLYRSCTASLPVTSTSDDGAEYVRIGEWMQRQKLSSDVYGNGDFVQAFEKKIADLLGFEDACFMPTGTMAQLIALRVYADSSNVRTVGVHPSSHHVLHEDDAYSVLHQLRAVYLGPWTRPLLAEDVAQARDTLGTVSVELPVRWLGGQLQTWEQLQELKRTCRDKKVKLHMDGARLWESQPFYGRSYAEICKGFDSVYVSFYKMVGGIGGAVLAGSRDFIKEARVWRHRHGGNLYHLAPLVASAAMRFDGALAAIPGYVKRAKSLTALIAADPRVTVLPQPVQTNMFHVFLRGSPQAYAKQRDRIAREDRVWVAWGFGQTRVPGVVSTELQVSEGLQNISDADAARAFLRILEAA; this is encoded by the coding sequence ATGAAGGACAGTCGCTTCAGCCGCGCGGAGTTCCTGGGTCTCACCAGCCTGCTCGCGGGCTCCACGCTGTTCCCCGGACGCGGCGAGGCGGCCCCGGACGGGGGCACACCGTCCCTGCGCACCGTCAAGTCGCCGGGGCTCGTGAGCGCCCCCGCGGCGAGCCCGGGCACCGCCGCCCCCAAGCCGGGGGCGCCTTCACCGGCCGAGGTGGAGCAGTTGTACCGGAGCTGCACCGCGTCCCTGCCCGTCACCTCCACGTCCGACGACGGCGCGGAGTACGTGCGCATCGGCGAGTGGATGCAGCGCCAGAAGCTGTCCAGCGACGTCTACGGCAATGGCGACTTCGTGCAGGCCTTCGAGAAGAAGATCGCGGACCTGCTGGGCTTCGAGGACGCGTGCTTCATGCCCACGGGCACCATGGCGCAGCTCATCGCGCTGCGCGTCTACGCGGACTCCAGCAACGTGCGCACCGTGGGCGTGCACCCGTCGTCGCACCACGTGCTGCACGAGGACGACGCCTACTCCGTGCTGCACCAGCTGCGCGCGGTGTACCTGGGCCCGTGGACACGGCCGCTGCTGGCGGAGGACGTGGCGCAGGCCCGCGACACGCTGGGGACCGTCAGCGTGGAGCTGCCGGTGCGCTGGCTGGGCGGGCAGCTCCAGACGTGGGAGCAGCTCCAGGAGCTCAAGCGCACCTGCCGCGACAAGAAGGTGAAGCTGCACATGGACGGCGCGCGGCTGTGGGAGAGCCAGCCCTTCTATGGCCGCTCCTATGCGGAGATCTGCAAGGGCTTCGACTCCGTCTATGTGTCCTTCTACAAGATGGTGGGCGGCATCGGCGGCGCCGTGCTGGCGGGCAGCCGCGACTTCATCAAGGAGGCGCGCGTGTGGCGCCACCGCCACGGCGGCAACCTGTATCACCTGGCCCCGCTGGTGGCCTCCGCCGCCATGCGCTTCGACGGGGCGCTCGCCGCCATCCCCGGCTACGTGAAGCGCGCCAAGTCGCTCACCGCGCTCATCGCGGCGGATCCGCGCGTCACGGTGCTGCCGCAGCCGGTGCAGACGAACATGTTCCACGTGTTCCTGCGCGGCTCACCCCAGGCCTACGCGAAGCAGCGCGACCGCATCGCGCGCGAGGACCGCGTCTGGGTGGCGTGGGGCTTCGGGCAGACGCGCGTGCCCGGCGTCGTGTCCACGGAGCTCCAGGTGAGCGAGGGGCTCCAGAACATCAGCGACGCGGACGCGGCCAGGGCCTTCCTGCGCATCCTGGAGGCGGCCTGA
- a CDS encoding cupin domain-containing protein, translating into MSGMAMMDGIIHTADLEWKPLGPGTAYRLLRVSAETGVWSAILKMEKGAVFAPHKHLGPAEIFILSGSTHDRLGITRAGDYEFEPLGAEHPATTALEESLIHFTAHGPIAFHDDQGRIVMLLDSEFFLKAQSQEPQYSIKKAA; encoded by the coding sequence ATGTCCGGAATGGCGATGATGGATGGAATCATTCACACCGCGGACCTCGAGTGGAAGCCGCTCGGTCCTGGAACCGCCTACCGCCTGCTGCGCGTGAGCGCGGAGACGGGCGTGTGGAGCGCCATCCTGAAGATGGAGAAGGGCGCCGTCTTCGCGCCGCACAAGCACCTGGGCCCGGCGGAGATCTTCATCCTCTCCGGCTCGACGCACGACCGCCTGGGCATCACCCGCGCGGGGGACTACGAGTTCGAGCCGCTGGGCGCCGAGCACCCGGCCACCACCGCGCTGGAGGAGTCGCTCATCCACTTCACCGCGCACGGCCCCATCGCGTTCCACGACGACCAGGGCCGCATCGTGATGCTGCTGGACTCGGAGTTCTTCCTGAAGGCGCAGTCGCAGGAGCCGCAGTACAGCATCAAGAAGGCGGCCTGA
- a CDS encoding bifunctional alpha,alpha-trehalose-phosphate synthase (UDP-forming)/trehalose-phosphatase has translation MARLLLVSNRLPVTVKAEKDAVSVVRSAGGLATGLSQPHERSGGMWIGWPGDVSRLTDGQRAQVEKQLSDLRCVPLYLSASEVSRFYEGYSNRVLWPLCHYMLDRIPRQDRDWEAYRKVNERFADLAAKHYQPGDTIWVHDYQLMLVPGMLRQRLPQARIGYFHHIPFPSSEIFSTLPRRGELLKGLLGADLIGFHAVSYVRHFSGTLLRHLGLDTDIDRVLFQGREVRVGAFPMGIDAAAFEALAQEPGVLEEVKTLHERSHGERLLVGIDRLDYTKGIPRRLLAVQRVLERAPALRGRLRFIQVAVPSRTQVQAYAEYRETVDELVGRINGLYGTVHSTPVHYLYRALNEKQLVSLYRGADVMLVTPVRDGMNLVAKEFCAARPDEDGVLVLSEFAGAAAEMRDALLVNPYDVEDMADAIEQALEMPRPERQERMRNLRASVKSRDVHWWVERFLDRLQGLPSVAERPPLPDGMAALDALKGPGRKVLFLDYDGTLVGFAPTPELAAPDAELMTLLRELSARPDLSVHIVSGRPRETLEAWFGELPVGLHAEHGLWSRMRRGQPWQALPGVSFEWKPKVKPVLDAFAARVTGSFVEEKTASLAWHYRKVDAEFGALQARELRLLLFEKFSQEPMHILPGDRVVEVRPRGVHKGRVVSEVLKQEAPDVRVVALGDDVTDEDLFAAVPAGGITIHAGNKHTRAAYRVEGPPQVRRFLKGLLGK, from the coding sequence ATGGCTCGACTCCTGCTCGTTTCGAACCGTCTTCCCGTCACCGTCAAGGCGGAGAAGGATGCCGTCTCCGTGGTGCGCAGCGCGGGGGGGCTCGCCACCGGGCTCAGCCAGCCGCATGAGCGCTCTGGCGGCATGTGGATTGGCTGGCCCGGGGATGTCTCCCGGTTGACGGATGGGCAGCGCGCGCAGGTGGAGAAGCAGCTGTCGGACCTGCGCTGCGTGCCGCTGTACCTGTCCGCCAGCGAGGTCAGCCGCTTCTACGAGGGCTACTCCAACCGGGTGCTCTGGCCGCTGTGCCACTACATGCTGGACCGCATCCCCCGGCAGGACCGGGACTGGGAGGCGTACCGCAAGGTGAACGAGCGCTTCGCCGACCTGGCCGCGAAGCACTACCAGCCGGGCGACACCATCTGGGTGCACGACTATCAGCTGATGCTGGTGCCCGGGATGCTGCGCCAGCGGCTGCCCCAGGCGCGCATCGGCTACTTCCACCACATCCCGTTCCCGTCGTCGGAAATCTTCAGCACGCTGCCCCGGCGCGGGGAGCTGCTCAAGGGCCTGCTGGGCGCGGACCTCATCGGCTTCCACGCGGTGAGCTACGTGCGGCACTTCTCCGGCACGCTGCTGCGGCACCTGGGGTTGGACACGGACATCGACCGCGTCCTCTTCCAGGGGCGCGAGGTGCGCGTGGGCGCGTTCCCCATGGGCATCGACGCCGCCGCCTTCGAGGCGCTGGCGCAGGAGCCCGGCGTCCTGGAGGAGGTGAAGACGCTGCACGAGCGCTCCCACGGCGAGCGGCTGCTCGTGGGCATCGACCGGCTGGACTACACCAAGGGCATTCCCCGCCGCCTGCTCGCGGTGCAGCGCGTGCTGGAGCGGGCGCCCGCCTTGCGCGGGCGCCTGCGCTTCATCCAGGTGGCCGTGCCCAGCCGCACGCAGGTGCAGGCCTATGCCGAGTACCGCGAGACGGTGGACGAGCTGGTGGGCCGCATCAACGGCCTCTACGGCACGGTGCACAGCACGCCCGTGCACTACCTCTACCGCGCGCTCAACGAGAAGCAGCTGGTGAGCCTCTACCGCGGCGCGGACGTGATGCTGGTGACGCCCGTGCGCGACGGCATGAACCTGGTGGCCAAGGAGTTCTGCGCGGCCCGCCCGGATGAGGACGGCGTGCTCGTGCTCAGCGAGTTCGCGGGCGCGGCGGCGGAGATGCGCGACGCGCTGCTGGTGAACCCCTACGACGTGGAGGACATGGCGGACGCCATTGAACAGGCGCTGGAGATGCCCAGGCCGGAACGCCAGGAGCGCATGCGCAACCTGCGCGCGAGCGTGAAGTCGCGGGACGTGCACTGGTGGGTGGAGCGCTTCCTGGACCGGCTCCAGGGCCTGCCCTCCGTGGCGGAGAGGCCGCCGCTGCCGGACGGCATGGCCGCGCTGGATGCGCTGAAGGGGCCGGGGCGCAAGGTGCTGTTCCTGGACTACGACGGCACGCTCGTGGGCTTCGCGCCCACGCCGGAGCTGGCCGCGCCGGACGCGGAGTTGATGACGCTGCTGCGCGAGCTGAGCGCCCGGCCGGACCTGTCCGTGCACATCGTGAGCGGCCGCCCGCGCGAGACGCTGGAGGCGTGGTTCGGGGAATTGCCCGTGGGCCTGCACGCGGAGCACGGCCTGTGGTCGCGCATGCGGCGCGGCCAGCCGTGGCAGGCGCTGCCGGGCGTGTCCTTCGAGTGGAAGCCGAAGGTGAAGCCCGTGCTGGACGCGTTCGCCGCGCGGGTGACGGGCTCGTTCGTGGAGGAGAAGACGGCGTCGCTCGCGTGGCACTACCGCAAGGTGGACGCGGAGTTCGGCGCGCTCCAGGCGCGTGAATTGCGCCTGCTGCTCTTCGAGAAGTTCTCCCAGGAGCCCATGCACATCCTGCCCGGCGACCGGGTGGTGGAGGTGCGGCCCCGGGGCGTCCACAAGGGCCGCGTGGTGTCGGAGGTGTTGAAGCAGGAGGCGCCGGACGTGCGCGTGGTGGCCCTGGGCGACGACGTCACCGACGAGGACCTCTTCGCGGCCGTGCCCGCGGGCGGCATCACGATTCACGCGGGCAACAAGCACACGCGCGCGGCGTACCGCGTGGAGGGGCCGCCGCAGGTGCGGCGCTTCCTGAAGGGGCTGCTCGGGAAGTAG